The following are encoded together in the Gordonia insulae genome:
- a CDS encoding MBL fold metallo-hydrolase produces MNIDRVVTSAAVDGETRRLSENSSNAWVVGDDHDVIVIDPGNRAEPIIEAIGGRFVTAVICTDGRRERTAAAPDMAHELYAPLLIHPADDELWRETHGDARYMMLHDRQEIAFAGMVLTVLHTPGRTTGSVCLYADAIAAVFTGDTLRGREMMTGRRTRREVPTLAARERLSTLPSTTTVLPGRGEATTVGAVRLRRLSGTGTSDD; encoded by the coding sequence GTGAACATCGACCGCGTCGTCACGTCCGCGGCCGTCGACGGCGAAACGCGCCGGCTTTCGGAAAACAGCAGCAACGCCTGGGTCGTCGGCGACGATCACGATGTCATCGTCATCGACCCGGGCAACCGCGCTGAGCCGATCATCGAAGCGATCGGTGGTCGCTTCGTGACCGCCGTCATCTGTACCGATGGTCGACGCGAACGAACTGCTGCGGCACCCGACATGGCCCACGAGCTCTATGCACCACTGCTGATCCATCCCGCCGACGACGAACTGTGGCGCGAGACCCACGGCGACGCCCGTTACATGATGCTCCATGATCGCCAAGAGATCGCCTTTGCCGGAATGGTTTTGACCGTCCTGCACACACCGGGGCGCACCACCGGGTCGGTGTGCCTCTACGCCGACGCTATCGCCGCCGTCTTCACCGGAGACACCCTGCGCGGCCGGGAGATGATGACCGGCAGGAGGACTCGGCGCGAGGTTCCGACCCTCGCCGCTCGCGAACGTCTGTCGACCTTGCCGTCGACGACGACGGTTCTGCCCGGACGCGGTGAAGCCACGACGGTGGGT